The following are encoded in a window of Ricinus communis isolate WT05 ecotype wild-type chromosome 4, ASM1957865v1, whole genome shotgun sequence genomic DNA:
- the LOC125368562 gene encoding pentatricopeptide repeat-containing protein At5g50390, chloroplastic, which produces MDIPLQRYQSISLGQIRNTCSFLPSSSSSSSSSTNHRGFKQIKFFSLYRFSFNSRKWRNPFAINQCCSLDRGLQPRPKPKPSKVDIDVEEGTNFKDTRIKKPSARICSQIEKLVLHGKYREALELFEILELDGGFDVGSSTYDALVSACIGLRSIPGVKRVLNYMLSNGFEPDQYMANRVLLVQVKCGMMIHARKWFDEMPERNLVSWNTIISGLVDMGDYKEAFRLFLIMWEEFSDAGSRTFATMIQASAGLGWISIGRQLHSCALKMEVGDDIFVSCALIDMYGKCGSIEDAHCVFDEMPERNIVAWNTIIAGYALHGYSEEALDMVYEMRNSGVRMDHFTFSIVVRICARLASLNYAKQAHASLLRHGFGSDIVANSALVDFYSKWGRVETARHVFDQMPCKNVISWNALIAGYGNHGKGDDAIELFEQMLQERIRPNHVTFLAVLSACSYSGLSEHGWEIFRSMDRDYKVKPRAMHYACMIELLGREGLLDEAFTLIRSASFKPTANMWAALLTACRIHENVELGKLAAEKLYGMEPQKLNNYVVLLNIYNSSGKLKEAAGVIHTLRRKGLRMLPACSWIEVKKQPHVFHSGDKFHPQRKEIYQKVDDLMKEISKHGYVPEKNSLLPDVDEQEQLVLLYHSEKLAIAFGLINTPYWAPLQVVQGHRLCCDCHEAIKLIAMVSGREIVVKDASRFHHFRDGNCSCGDYW; this is translated from the coding sequence atGGACATTCCGTTACAGCGTTACCAAAGTATCTCGTTGGGTCAAATTAGGAATACTTGTAGTTTtctgccttcttcttcttcttcttcttcttcttcaacaaATCACAGGGGTTTTAAGCAGATAAAGTTTTTCTCTTTGTATCGCTTTTCTTTCAATAGCAGAAAATGGAGGAATCCATTTGCTATAAACCAGTGTTGTTCGCTAGATCGAGGATTACAACCACGGCCTAAACCTAAACCTTCTAAAGTCGACATTGATGTAGAAGAAGGGACAAATTTCAAAGATACCCGGATAAAGAAACCCAGTGCTAGAATTTGTAGTCAGATAGAGAAGTTAGTTCTCCATGGAAAATATAGAGAGGCACTTGAATTGTTTGAGATACTTGAGCTTGATGGTGGGTTTGATGTGGGTAGTAGTACTTATGATGCTTTAGTTAGTGCTTGTATTGGACTAAGATCTATCCCAGGCGTTAAGAGAGTGCTTAATTATATGTTGAGTAATGGGTTTGAACCTGATCAGTATATGGCTAACAGAGTTCTGCTTGTGCAAGTTAAGTGTGGGATGATGATCCATGCGCGTAAATGGTTTGATGAAATGCCTGAGAGGAATTTGGTTTCTTGGAATACTATTATTTCTGGACTAGTGGATATGGGGGACTATAAGGAAGCATTTAGGTTGTTTCTGATTATGTGGGAGGAGTTCTCTGATGCTGGTTCTCGTACTTTTGCCACCATGATCCAAGCGTCTGCTGGGTTGGGATGGATTTCCATAGGGAGACAGTTACACTCGTGCGCTTTGAAGATGGAAGTAGGGGATGATATATTTGTTTCTTGTGCTTTGATTGATATGTATGGTAAGTGTGGGAGCATTGAAGATGCTCATTGTGTCTTTGATGAAATGCCGGAGAGAAATATAGTGGCTTGGAATACTATTATTGCTGGTTATGCACTTCACGGTTATAGCGAGGAAGCTTTGGACATGGTGTATGAGATGCGTAATTCTGGTGTAAGAATGGACCATTTCACATTTTCTATAGTAGTGAGAATATGTGCACGATTAGCTTCTTTGAATTATGCTAAACAAGCCCATGCTTCTCTACTTCGTCATGGTTTTGGATCAGATATTGTAGCAAATTCAGCACTTGTTGACTTTTATAGCAAATGGGGAAGAGTGGAAACTGCTCGGCATGTTTTTGACCAAATGCCTTGCAAGAATGTTATCTCCTGGAATGCCTTGATTGCTGGATATGGGAATCATGGTAAGGGAGATGACGCAATTGAGTTGTTTGAGCAGATGCTTCAAGAAAGGATAAGACCCAACCATGTCACTTTTCTTGCTGTTTTATCTGCCTGTAGCTATTCTGGTTTATCCGAGCATGGGTGGGAAATTTTTCGATCTATGGATAGAGATTACAAAGTTAAGCCTCGGGCTATGCACTATGCATGCATGATTGAATTATTAGGAAGAGAAGGGCTCTTAGATGAAGCTTTTACTTTGATAAGAAGTGCTTCTTTCAAGCCTACAGCAAATATGTGGGCTGCCCTGTTAACGGCATGTCGAATCCATGAAAATGTAGAGCTTGGAAAATTGGCAGCTGAGAAACTCTATGGAATGGAACCCCAGAAGCTTAACAATTACGTTGTtcttttgaatatatataacagTTCTGGCAAGTTAAAGGAGGCTGCTGGTGTCATCCATACTTTAAGAAGAAAGGGTTTGAGAATGCTTCCGGCATGCAGTTGGATTGAAGTTAAGAAACAGCCACATGTTTTCCATTCTGGTGATAAATTTCACCCCCAGAGAAAGGAGATATATCAAAAAGTGGATGATTTGATGAAGGAAATTTCTAAGCACGGTTATGTTCCTGAGAAGAACAGCCTGCTTCCTGATGTGGATGAACAAGAACAGCTTGTGCTGTTGTACCATAGTGAGAAACTAGCGATTGCTTTTGGATTGATTAATACTCCATATTGGGCTCCTTTGCAAGTTGTTCAGGGCCACCGTCTCTGCTGTGACTGTCATGAAGCAATTAAGCTGATAGCTATGGTTAGCGGGAGGGAAATTGTAGTTAAGGATGCCAGCAGATTCCATCATTTCAGAGATGGGAATTGTTCTTGTGGGGATTACTGGTAA
- the LOC8269241 gene encoding uncharacterized protein LOC8269241: protein MEHTFWGHLPLLVRANSKESVEYILQALWRTRKTGLDAADRHVVSEMLQLQNDSDLDPLLVCLRMLIRRCVYENISKDEIQKLFPSEVLPELQRLLTILLQKFQKEWQEDVFKDQVTFPRLKAMTWNMANQDTAEMTEPMAVINLKLQNDAPSQSGELEVKFQLAKDTLETMVKSMYCIRDQLSDIDGASKGQLSLESNTI, encoded by the exons ATGGAGCATACATTTTGGGGTCATTTACCTCTACTGGTTAGAGCAAACTCAAAGGAGTCTGTAGAGTATATACTTCAAGCTCTCTGGAGAACTCGAAAGACCGGTCTCGATGCTGCCGACCGTCACGTCGTCTCCGAGATGCTCCAGCTCCAAAACGACTCCGACCTTGACCCT CTACTGGTGTGCCTCCGCATGCTGATTCGAAGGTGTGTTTATGAGAATATAAGCAAAGATGAGATTCAAAAGCTTTTTCCTAGTGAGGTTCTGCCCGAATTGCAAAGGTTACTGACGATTCTGCTGCAAAAATTTCAGAAAGAATGGCAAGAAGATGTATTCAAGGATCAG GTTACTTTCCCCCGGTTGAAGGCAATGACTTGGAATATGGCAAATCAGGACACAGCAGAAATGACAGAACCCATGGCTGTTATAAACTTGAAG CTTCAAAACGATGCTCCATCTCAATCAGGAGAGTTGGAAGTAAAATTCCAATTAGCTAAAGATACTCTAGAAACAATGGTAAAGTCTATGTACTGCATAAGAGACCAATTGTCCGACATA GATGGCGCATCAAAAGGGCAGTTATCCCTGGAAAGCAACACAATCTAG
- the LOC8269242 gene encoding exocyst complex component EXO70B1, whose protein sequence is MATTTTSLGVGAGADDRVMATAQQIVKSLNTSKNVREDMLLILSSFDNRLSNITDLIKDESNSQQSRLDVAEKVIFRYDSSWEDSPDQAAEYLTAVDEILDLLDDLSLRSDNEVIDRAESAVQVAMSRLEDEFRHILIRNTVPLDAERLYGSIRRGVSLSFVSSADDIDEEFDTSFSEVVDNEGQSTGRYFHERGRSLCYGEDDFCVDLINSEAVEDLKVIAERMIRSRYEKECVQVYCNVRRDALDECLVILGVEKLSIEEVQKIDWKSLDEKMKKWIQAIKICVRVLLTGEKRLCDHIFSGSDSAKDVCFNETAKGCVMQLLNFGEAVSIARRSSEKLFRILDMFDALAGVLPDLQMMVTDEFVCSEAKGVLAGLGLAAKGTFMEFENAVKGETSKKPMLNGEIHPLTRYVMNYVKLLVDYSDTLNSLLEDDEDDSNDLQDDDAENTTPIQRRLLALLATLESNLEEKSRLYEDGAMQYIFLMNNILYIVQKVKDSDLIKLVGDQWVRKRRGQIRQYATAYLRAAWSKALSCLKDEGIGGSSSNASKVALKDRFKNFNACFEDIYRIQTGWKVPDPQLREELRISISEKVLPAYRAFLGRFGSQLESGRHAGKYIKYTADDLENYLLDLFEGTPLVLHHLRRKSS, encoded by the coding sequence ATGGCGACAACAACCACAAGCCTCGGCGTCGGCGCCGGCGCCGACGATCGGGTCATGGCTACAGCGCAACAGATCGTGAAGAGTCTAAACACGAGTAAGAACGTAAGAGAAGATATGCTTCTGATCTTATCCAGCTTTGACAATCGTTTATCAAATATAACCGATTTAATCAAAGACGAATCAAATTCCCAACAGTCGCGGTTAGATGTCGCTGAAAAGGTTATTTTCCGTTACGATTCCTCATGGGAAGATTCTCCTGATCAAGCCGCTGAGTATCTGACAGCTGTCGATGAAATTCTTGATCTTTTAGATGATTTATCTCTAAGGTCAGATAACGAGGTCATTGACCGTGCTGAAAGCGCTGTTCAGGTTGCTATGTCGAGGTTAGAAGACGAGTTTCGTCATATATTGATTAGGAACACTGTTCCGCTTGATGCAGAGAGGTTGTATGGATCTATTAGGAGAGGAGTTTCGCTTTCCTTTGTATCTTCAGCTGATGATATTGATGAGGAATTCGACACTAGTTTCAGTGAGGTTGTTGATAACGAAGGTCAAAGTACTGGTAGGTATTTTCACGAGCGCGGTAGGAGTTTGTGTTATGGTGAAGATGATTTCTGTGTGGATTTGATTAATAGTGAAGCTGTTGAGGATTTGAAAGTGATTGCAGAACGGATGATTCGATCCAGGTACGAAAAAGAATGTGTTCAGGTTTATTGTAATGTTAGAAGAGATGCTTTGGATGAGTGTTTGGTGATTTTGGGTGTTGAGAAATTGAGTATTGAAGAGGTTCAAAAGATTGATTGGAAAAGCCTGGatgagaaaatgaagaagTGGATACAGGCCATTAAGATTTGTGTCAGGGTTCTTTTGACTGGTGAAAAAAGGCTTTGTGATCATATTTTTAGTGGCTCTGATTCTGCCAAAGATGTCTGTTTTAATGAGACTGCTAAAGGCTGTGTTATGCAGTTGTTGAATTTTGGGGAGGCTGTGTCTATTGCGAGGAGGTCTTCTGAGAAATTGTTTAGGATTTTGGATATGTTTGATGCATTGGCTGGAGTTTTACCGGATCTGCAGATGATGGTAACAGATGAGTTCGTGTGTAGTGAAGCAAAGGGAGTATTGGCTGGTTTGGGACTGGCTGCTAAGGGGACTTTCATGGAGTTTGAGAATGCCGTGAAGGGTGAGACTTCAAAGAAGCCTATGCTTAACGGAGAGATTCATCCACTTACTCGTTATGTGATGAATTATGTGAAATTGCTTGTGGATTATAGTGATACCTTGAATTCCCTTCTGGAGGATGATGAGGATGATTCCAATGATTTGCAAGATGATGATGCAGAGAATACAACTCCAATACAAAGGAGATTACTGGCCTTATTAGCAACTTTAGAGTCAAATCTTGAGGAGAAATCTAGACTGTATGAGGATGGGGCTATGCAGTATATATTTCTCATGAATAATATCTTGTACATAGTGCAGAAGGTTAAGGATTCAGATCTTATCAAGCTTGTGGGAGATCAGTGGGTTCGCAAACGTCGGGGCCAGATACGCCAATATGCTACAGCTTATCTAAGGGCCGCTTGGAGTAAGGCCTTGTCTTGCTTGAAGGATGAAGGGATTGGAGGAAGCTCCAGTAATGCCTCCAAAGTAGCTTTGAAGGACAGGTTTAAGAATTTCAACGCATGCTTTGAGGATATCTATAGGATTCAGACTGGTTGGAAAGTACCAGATCCTCAGCTTCGTGAAGAGCTTCGAATATCTATATCTGAAAAAGTTCTACCAGCTTACCGTGCATTTTTGGGAAGGTTTGGGAGTCAGCTAGAGAGTGGAAGGCATGCAGGGAAGTACATAAAGTATACAGCTGATGATTTAGAGAATTATCTACTGGATTTGTTTGAAGGGACTCCTCTTGTTCTTCACCACCTGAGAAGAAAAAGCTCATAG
- the LOC8269244 gene encoding uncharacterized protein LOC8269244: MEASSSQPSDSNPTATTGATKFLANLPSRGFLSSTVVSSNLGGMRVYICEHETTPPEGQQIKTNQTNILIRSLQLKKQKGDSSSKDAKGVTAAEGSRKRASERVQDGRASAKRSNNQTGSRQEGSDSCTSDRDLYSLTVERLRALLKERGLSPKGKKDELVARLRNVNG, from the exons ATGGAAGCATCATCTTCTCAGCCGTCCGATTCAAATCCAACGGCTACTACTGGCGCCACCAAATTCCTCGCTAACCTTCCTTCTCGCGGCTTCTTGTCCTCTACCGTTGTTTCTTCTAATTTG GGTGGGATGCGAGTCTATATCTGTGAGCATGAAACAACCCCCCCAG AGGGTCAACAGATAAAAACTAACCAAACAAACATATTGATTAGATCACTCCAGCTTAAGAAACAAAAGGGTGATTCCAGTTCGAAGGATGCTAAGGGGGTAACTGCAGCTGAGGGTTCTAGAAAGCG TGCTTCAGAAAGGGTTCAGGACGGGAGGGCTTCAGCTAAGAGAAGCAATAATCAAACTGGTTCTCGACAAG AGGGATCCGATAGCTGCACATCTGATAGAGACCTGTACAGTTTGACAGTAGAAAGGCTCCGTGCCCTTTTAAAGGAGCGGGGCCTTTCACCCAAAGGAAAGAAG GATGAGCTGGTTGCAAGGTTGAGAAACGTAAATGGTTAA
- the LOC8269243 gene encoding SNF1-related protein kinase regulatory subunit gamma-1 isoform X1, whose product MVIVLRMLIQRKKDICINEKEKMASVQMMRERDDDQVVMKMKMKDHESNQSPRSPEARLGMKVEDLWDVQEPQLSPTEKLNACFESIPVSAFPHAPSSQVVEIKSDTSLAEAVKILADHKILSAPVVDVDAPEDATWMDRYLGVVEFAGIAVWILHQSEPPSPRSKNSGTALAVAANGLTNAAGLGTLGPEDASTTSGNFFEALTSSEFYKNTKVRDISGSFRWAPFLALQNSNSFLTMLLLLSKYKMKSVPVVDLGEGKIDNIITQSAVIHMLAECAGLQWFESWGTKTLTEIGLPFMSSDLIVKVYEDEPVLQAFKLMRKKSIGAIPVVESGGKKAVGNISLRDVQFLLTAPEIYHDYRSITAKNFLTAVRSYLKEHQETSPMVNGMVTCKKDHTMKELILKLDSTKIHRIYVVDDAGNLEGVITLRDIISRLVHEPRGYFGDFFDGVLPLPHNSRV is encoded by the exons ATGGTAATTGTTCTGCGCATGCTGAtacagagaaagaaagatatttGCATAAacgaaaaggaaaaaatggcGAGTGTGCAGATGATGCGAGAGAGAGACGATGATCAGGTggtgatgaagatgaagatgaaagATCATGAGAGTAATCAAAGTCCAAGGAGTCCAGAGGCAAGGTTAGGAATGAAAGTGGAGGACTTATGGGATGTACAGGAACCACAGCTGAGTCCAACTGAGAAACTCAACGCCTGTTTTGAGAGTATTCCTGTTTCTGCTTTTCCTCACGCACCTTCTTCTCAAG TGGTGGAGATAAAATCAGATACGAGTCTAGCGGAGGCAGTTAAAATATTAGCGGATCATAAAATACTAAGTGCGCCAGTGGTTGATGTTGATGCACCGGAGGATGCCACTTGGATGGATAGATATCTTGGTGTTGTTGAGTTTGCTGGAATTGCTGTCTGGATTCTTCATCAG TCAGAACCTCCGTCTCCTAGGAGTAAAAACTCTGGAACAGCTCTTGCGGTGGCAGCTAATGGATTGACTAATGCTGCAGGGCTTGGGACCTTAGGCCCTGAAGACGCTTCCACAACTTCTGGAAACTTTTTTGAGGCTTTGACTTCTTCTGAATTCTATAAAAACACAAAG GTTCGAGATATCTCAGGGTCATTCCGTTGGGCGCCATTTCTTGCTCTGCAGAATTCGAACTCCTTTCTGACAATGCTCCTTTTGCTATCTAAGTACAAAATGAAAAGTGTTCCTGTGGTTGATCTGGGTGAAGGGAAGATTGATAACATCATTACGCAGTCCGCTGTGATTCACATGTTAGCAGAATGTGCAGGACTTCAATGGTTTGAGAGTTGGGGAACCAAAACACTTACAGAAATTGGTCTTCCCTTCATGTCCTCTGATCTTATTGTCAAG GTGTATGAGGATGAGCCAGTGCTCCAGGCATTTAAGCTGATGAGGAAAAAGAGTATTGGAGCAATACCTGTTGTTGAAAGTGGAGGGAAAAAGGCAGTGGGAAATATAAGTCTAAGAGATGTGCAGTTCCTATTAACTGCACCAGAAATCTATCACGATTATAG GTCTATAACGGCGAAAAACTTTTTGACAGCAGTTAGAAGCTACTTGAAAGAGCACCAAGAAACCTCACCCATGGTGAATGGCATGGTTACATGTAAGAAAGATCACACCATGAAAGAACTGATTCTAAAACTTGATTCCACAAAAATACATCGGATATATGTCGTGGATGATGCTGGAAATCTGGAAGGGGTGATCACACTGAGAGACATCATCTCGAGACTTGTACACGAACCACGGGGTTACTTTGGCGATTTCTTTGATGGAGTATTGCCACTTCCCCACAACAGTAGAGTTTAA
- the LOC8269239 gene encoding snurportin-1 has protein sequence MAPNDVRRPFKRAAISDQQRRRDLTLQRQAQSRRDAQQQARCVATTVLSLQYQNTQPEPELLPDQEEDGGGPSIELDVRQAYKVKGAEARKWFAKQLMLPEWMIDVPDSLAQDWYVFARPAGKRCFVVSCNGTTVSRQRNGSILHRFPSALPNGAKTRDLSGSSQSYSILDCIFHELDQTYYVIDMVCWRGYSLYDCSAEFRFFWLNSKLGETGACNPPSVYHKYRFSIVPVYNCDQSGLWSAYTGSVPYTKDGLLFYNKHAHYQMGNTPLALVWKDENCSQYVIDTDSKGQVPSQQQVVLELQDDGSLISSDDPPVVFGCLDLGFVQKEVLHSGNLVRFAINDGGLRFADGKLEKADLHYLGKPNRARASADSYSKVVFQHTVRHSPLKIDDLLASVCSSDDQQNRPCDIEMSG, from the exons ATGGCACCAAACGATGTTCGGCGTCCCTTCAAGAGAGCGGCGATCTCCGACCAACAGAGACGAAGAGACCTGACGCTACAACGGCAAGCGCAGAGTCGCCGTGATGCTCAACAACAAGCCCGTTGTGTAGCCACCACAGTCCTGTCTCTCCAATATCAAAACACCCAACCCGAACCCGAACTTCTACCGGATCAAGAAGAAGACGGCGGAGGTCCGTCAATAGAGCTAGACGTCCGTCAGGCATATAAGGTGAAAGGAGCAGAAGCTCGAAAATGGTTCGCGAAGCAGTTAATGCTTCCAGAATGGATGATCGACGTCCCCGATTCCTTAGCTCAAGACTG GTACGTATTCGCGAGACCAGCTGGCAAACGATGCTTTGTAGTTTCATGCAACGGAACTACAGTTAGTAGGCAAAGAAATGGCTCGATCTTACACCGTTTTCCGTCTGCATTACCAAACGGAGCTAAAACTAGAGATTTGTCTGGATCTTCTCAATCTTATTCTATACTTGACTGTATATTCCATGAG TTGGACCAAACTTATTATGTGATAGATATGGTTTGCTGGAGAGGCTACTCTCTTTATGATTGTAGTGCTGAGTTTAGGTTTTTTTGGTTGAATTCGAAACTTGGAGAGACTGGAGCTTGCAATCCACCTTCTGTTTATCATAAGTATAGATTCTCCATAGTGCCTGTTTATAATTGTGATCAAAGTGGTCTATGGTCTGCATATACTGGATCAGTGCCTTATACAAAGGATGGTTTATTATTCTATAACAA GCATGCACACTACCAAATGGGAAATACACCACTAGCACTAGTCTGGAAAGATGAGAATTGTAGTCAGTACGTCATTGACACAGATAGTAAAGGCCAAGTTCCCAGTCAACAACAG GTGGTTTTGGAGTTACAAGATGATGGAAGTTTGATTTCATCAGATGATCCTCCTGTGGTCTTTGGCTGCCTAGATTTGGGTTTTGTTCAAAAG GAAGTCCTGCATTCAGGGAATCTTGTACGTTTTGCTATTAATGATGGAGGGTTGAGGTTTGCTGATGGGAAGCTTGAGAAGGCTGATCTGCATTATCTTGGAAAGCCCAACAGGGCACGTGCTTCTGCAGATAGTTACTCCAAG GTTGTGTTCCAGCATACTGTTCGGCACTCTCCCTTAAAAATTGATGATCTGCTAGCATCTGTTTGCTCGTCAGATGATCAGCAAAACAGACCTTGTGATATTGAGATGAGTGGTTGA
- the LOC8269243 gene encoding SNF1-related protein kinase regulatory subunit gamma-1 isoform X2, with product MVIVLRMLIQRKKDICINEKEKMASVQMMRERDDDQVVMKMKMKDHESNQSPRSPEARLGMKVEDLWDVQEPQLSPTEKLNACFESIPVSAFPHAPSSQVVEIKSDTSLAEAVKILADHKILSAPVVDVDAPEDATWMDRYLGVVEFAGIAVWILHQSEPPSPRSKNSGTALAVAANGLTNAAGLGTLGPEDASTTSGNFFEALTSSEFYKNTKVRDISGSFRWAPFLALQNSNSFLTMLLLLSKYKMKSVPVVDLGEGKIDNIITQSAVIHMLAECAGLQWFESWGTKTLTEIGLPFMSSDLIVKVYEDEPVLQAFKLMRKKSIGAIPVVESGGKKAVGNISLRDVQFLLTAPEIYHDYRSESLKEHRIQLDSGRAREASKWGQSIEEKRRVGVVCTL from the exons ATGGTAATTGTTCTGCGCATGCTGAtacagagaaagaaagatatttGCATAAacgaaaaggaaaaaatggcGAGTGTGCAGATGATGCGAGAGAGAGACGATGATCAGGTggtgatgaagatgaagatgaaagATCATGAGAGTAATCAAAGTCCAAGGAGTCCAGAGGCAAGGTTAGGAATGAAAGTGGAGGACTTATGGGATGTACAGGAACCACAGCTGAGTCCAACTGAGAAACTCAACGCCTGTTTTGAGAGTATTCCTGTTTCTGCTTTTCCTCACGCACCTTCTTCTCAAG TGGTGGAGATAAAATCAGATACGAGTCTAGCGGAGGCAGTTAAAATATTAGCGGATCATAAAATACTAAGTGCGCCAGTGGTTGATGTTGATGCACCGGAGGATGCCACTTGGATGGATAGATATCTTGGTGTTGTTGAGTTTGCTGGAATTGCTGTCTGGATTCTTCATCAG TCAGAACCTCCGTCTCCTAGGAGTAAAAACTCTGGAACAGCTCTTGCGGTGGCAGCTAATGGATTGACTAATGCTGCAGGGCTTGGGACCTTAGGCCCTGAAGACGCTTCCACAACTTCTGGAAACTTTTTTGAGGCTTTGACTTCTTCTGAATTCTATAAAAACACAAAG GTTCGAGATATCTCAGGGTCATTCCGTTGGGCGCCATTTCTTGCTCTGCAGAATTCGAACTCCTTTCTGACAATGCTCCTTTTGCTATCTAAGTACAAAATGAAAAGTGTTCCTGTGGTTGATCTGGGTGAAGGGAAGATTGATAACATCATTACGCAGTCCGCTGTGATTCACATGTTAGCAGAATGTGCAGGACTTCAATGGTTTGAGAGTTGGGGAACCAAAACACTTACAGAAATTGGTCTTCCCTTCATGTCCTCTGATCTTATTGTCAAG GTGTATGAGGATGAGCCAGTGCTCCAGGCATTTAAGCTGATGAGGAAAAAGAGTATTGGAGCAATACCTGTTGTTGAAAGTGGAGGGAAAAAGGCAGTGGGAAATATAAGTCTAAGAGATGTGCAGTTCCTATTAACTGCACCAGAAATCTATCACGATTATAG GAGTGAATCCTTAAAAGAACACAGAATTCAGTTAGATAGTGGCAGAGCCAGGGAAGCTTCTAAGTGGGGACAGAGCATAGAGGAAAAGAGGAGAGTGGGGGTGGTTTGCACACTATGA
- the LOC8269245 gene encoding cytochrome P450 94B3, with the protein MLIFLIICVSLGCFLFSFLFSLFQVFYNTRHDMKLLSSHGPPSYPIIGCLLSFYKNRFRLLDWYTDLLSVSPTQTIEVQRLGGRRIVVTANPANVEHMLKSNFSNFPKGKPFTEILGDLLGCGIFNADGELWSTQRKLASHEFSTKSLREFVVKTLQEVVENRLIPLLEDAADRESVLDLQDVLRRFAFDIVCLVSLGTDPFCLDFSRPIPPLVKAFDTASEISAMRGTAPVYAVWKTKRMLNLGTEKKLKEAVKMVHSSVLEIVKNKKKVLENDQGSDLLSRLLSGGHDEEVIRDMVISFIMAGRDTTSAAMTWLFWLLSKNKNSEEMIVKEVTTLLNRGEKAIDFELLKEMNFLKASLCESMRLYPPVAWDSKHALSDDILPDGTFVGKGDRVTYFPYGMGRMEKLWGKDCFEFKPDRWFNKPVGFGFESTGDRVMKSVSPYKFPVFQAGPRVCLGKEMAFIQMKYVAASILRRFEIRPVREDQPVLVPLLTAHMAGGLKVTVKRRIENC; encoded by the coding sequence ATGTTAATCTTTCTCATTATCTGTGTTTCTTTAGGgtgttttctcttttctttcttgttttctctctttcAAGTATTCTACAACACTCGTCATGACATGAAGTTACTCTCCTCACATGGCCCTCCTTCCTATCCAATTATCGGTTGTTTGTTATCTTTCTACAAGAATCGTTTCCGTCTTTTAGATTGGTATACTGATCTTTTATCAGTTTCACCAACACAAACCATTGAAGTGCAGCGGCTTGGTGGCCGCCGAATCGTTGTCACTGCTAATCCAGCCAATGTTGAACATATGCTCAAGAGCAATTTCAGTAATTTCCCCAAAGGAAAACCCTTTACTGAAATTCTTGGGGACCTTCTTGGCTGTGGCATTTTCAATGCTGATGGTGAGTTATGGTCCACGCAGCGAAAACTGGCTAGTCACGAGTTTAGCACCAAGTCTTTAAGAGAATTTGTGGTGAAAACTTTGCAGGAAGTAGTTGAAAATCGTTTGATACCTTTGCTGGAAGATGCTGCTGATAGAGAAAGTGTTCTTGATTTGCAAGATGTGTTGAGAAGATTTGCTTTTGACATTGTCTGTCTTGTTTCTTTGGGCACTGATCCCTTCTGCTTGGATTTTTCACGCCCCATTCCACCTCTTGTTAAGGCTTTTGATACTGCATCGGAAATTAGCGCCATGCGTGGAACAGCACCTGTTTACGCTGTGTGGAAGACAAAGCGAATGCTGAATCTAGGGACAGAAAAGAAACTGAAAGAAGCAGTCAAGATGGTTCATAGCTCAGTTCTAGAGATCgtcaagaacaagaagaaggtTCTTGAAAATGACCAAGGAAGTGATCTTTTATCAAGGTTGCTATCAGGTGGTCATGATGAGGAGGTTATAAGAGATATGGTGATCAGTTTCATTATGGCAGGAAGAGATACAACATCAGCAGCAATGACTTGGCTATTTTGGTTGCTATCAAAGAACAAAAACTCAGAGGAAATGATCGTGAAAGAAGTAACAACATTGCTCAACCGTGGTGAAAAGGCTATTGATTTTGAACTACTTAAAGAGATGAACTTCTTGAAAGCAAGTTTATGCGAGTCCATGCGGCTATATCCTCCTGTAGCTTGGGACTCAAAGCATGCCCTTTCCGATGATATCTTGCCGGACGGAACTTTTGTAGGGAAAGGGGATAGAGTAACCTATTTCCCTTATGGGATGGGCAGAATGGAGAAACTATGGGGCAAGGACTGCTTCGAGTTTAAACCTGACCGCTGGTTCAACAAACCGGTTGGGTTCGGGTTCGAGTCGACAGGTGACAGAGTAATGAAGTCGGTGAGTCCATACAAGTTTCCAGTTTTCCAGGCTGGTCCGAGGGTGTGCCTTGGCAAGGAAATGGCATTCATACAGATGAAGTATGTGGCGGCTTCGATATTGAGACGGTTCGAGATTAGACCGGTTCGAGAGGACCAGCCGGTCCTTGTTCCTCTGTTGACGGCTCATATGGCTGGCGGACTGAAGGTCACGGTCAAGAGAAGAATTGAAAATTGTTAA